The region AAATCAGTTTTCGTGAAGGCAAACGATAACCCGTAAGTCTCTGTAATGTCTTCATCAAGGATCATGACGCTTTTATCTTCTTCTGCGATAAACTTTAAATTAGCTTCGTCTCCGGGAAATGAGTCTATTCTATGAGCTTTGAGTGCTGTCAGCAAATCAGTAAATGTATTATAGTAAAAAATTTTCGAGGCCGGCAAAATCTGCTTAATAATTTTATCCCACTCAGGATTACCGGTTTGAATGCCTATATTTTTCCCGTTTAAATACTTGATTGAATTATGGCTGTCAACTTTTTTCGGGCTGTCATCACGCACCATAACGCTAAAATCTGACGACATAATTATATCTGAGAAATCAATTTTTTCTGCGCGTTCAGAGGAAATCTGCAAATTTGCCGCAACAATATCTATATTGCCGGTTACAGCAGCTGCTACAACTCCCGCAAAATCATAATCTTTGAATACAACATCAGCACCAAGCCACGCCGCAAATCTTTTCACAAATTCTATATCATGACCCGTTAATTTATTGCCCTCATAAAAGCTGTAAGGTGGAATCATTCCGACAGTACCGACGACTAATTTAAATTTTGGGCTTGAAGTCGTATTTATTTCCGGCATTGTATAATTTGAGTCAAATACCCAGCGTTTATACATGTCTTCAAGTGTGCCGTCAGAGTTTAATATTGCGATGAACTCATTAATTTTTTTGCGCAGGTTCGGAATCTTTGACTTTCTCGATATTCCTACGGCGATTTTTATAGGCTCACCAACTGAACCGGGCAAGATTTTTACTCCTTCAAAACCGTTTTGTAACGCAAGAATCATAGTAATTCTATCATTTATATATGCGTCAATTTTTGAAGTCTTCACGGCCATAAAACCGTCAACACCGTCATAATATGCAAGTTTTGCACGTGGGAAATCGCGTTTAACTGCGTCGAATGCTGCCCCTTTGTCGCTGACTCCTAGTGTATATTTCGGGTCGTTGAGCTCATAAATTGAATTTACGGAAGCATAAATTTTATTTATCGGCAATAAAGCAAGCAACAATAACAACAATAAAATTTTTCTGTGCAAAATATAATCTCTCCTTCACGATAAAATAATTATATTTTACACTGTAAGCAGCAAGAAAAAACTACATATTTTTACGAATATATTGCAATCTCACTAAAAAATTTTTTGCACACCGAGTCAGAATAGGCCGCGTGGACATAAAATAAGCGTTCATACAAAATATAATCTCGCACCTACTGAAAATATATATCCGAAGCAGAGAATTATCAAAATTTTATCGTGCAAAATTATAGAAGTCGGGTCTCCGTCGCTGGCTGCATTCTCAACTAACATTAAGTAACGCAGACAAATAACTATCACAAACGGCACTGTCCATAATAAATTTATTCCTGCACGGGCTACAAAAGTTTTCTCGTCAGCACACATTAACGAATAAAATATTATTGACGATGTCAACATTATTTGCAGCGATTTATCAAGAAAGTTCGCCGAGTACCCTTTTAGACTCTTGCGCATTGATTTCCCGTACTGGATTAACTCATTTCTGCGCTTGCCGAATCCCATAAAAAACGATACTGAGATCATAGTCAATGACATCCAGTTTGATATCCCGCATTCAGTCAACGCCGCACCGTACCAGAGTCTTATAACATAGCACGACGATAACGCAGCAACATCAATCAACGGAAAATTTTTCAGATAAGCACTGTACAAAATATTTATAATTATATATATCAACGGCCATAAAATATATTTCGCCCTGAAACTTTCTGACCAAAGCAAAGCAATTATCGCGCATACAAGCAGGAAAATAATAAATTTCGCCTCACTGAACGAGACTTTACCCGACGCTATCGGCCGCGAAGATTTTAACGGGTGCTTACGGTCTGACTCGAAATCTTTTATATCGTTGAAAATGTATATAATCGACGCTGATAACGAAAATATAATAAATCCCTTCACATTAGCCGCTAAGATCTGCCAATTTTTTAGACTCAATGTCAACATAGCCGGCAAAAAAATTATTAGATTCTTGATGTAGTGCTTGACCCGCATTAAAGCAAAATATTTCATGATTCGCATATACCGTCCCGGCTGAAATTTTCGATAAAACTTTTTTGCGTTATTCCGGTCTCTTGATAGATTTCCTGCATGTTACATGATAAATCGCTGTCAACGTGATAAATTTGCTCGCTCGATATGGGGAGGCTTATATTTAATGACTCGAAAATTTTTAGCACGCTCAAGAACGGCCAAGCAGGAACATGCAATAATTTCACGCGCTTATTCATGCACGACGCAATTTTTTCGCACAAGTCATTATATGTCATAGCGTCAAATCCGCCTAACTCGATAATCCGGCCCGATGAGTTATTCAGAGTGTAATAATTTATGTATTCTGCGCACTCGTCGACGTGTATGGGCTGCTCTAACTTTTTCCCGTCCCCGAATACCGGAACAAATCCGAATTTGCGTATAAATTTTTCTATCATGTATAATCCGAACTTGCATTTACGGCCATATATAAGCGACGGACGAAATATTAAATAATTAAGCCCTGACTCGCGTATAATTTTCTCAGAGTCTAATTTGCTGCGTGCATAAGCTCCTAATTTCGGCAGATTTACATTTATTGAGCTCGTGAATATGATTCTATTAATATTATTGCGCTTACAGAATTTTATCGCTGACTCTGTAGCATTATAATTGATTGAATACGTAAGTTTTTCGCTCGTTTTGCCGTGTACCCCTGCGCTTGCTAGAACTATGCAAGAGTCTATGTTGTCAGCTATAGAAATTTCGTGAAGATTTCTAATATCGCCCTGTAAAATTTCAATCTTGGGACTTGATGAATTAATTTGCGATTTATGAGTCAAAATATAAATTTTCTCGACCTCAGGAGACTTTATAAATTTCTCAACGCACACAGAACCAAGAAAGCCCGTCCCGCCCGTGATAAATAATTTCATGACGTTCACCCCTAGAAGAAATTTCCGTATCGTCTCATTTGAGCAATAATCTTGAATATATTAATGACAGCACGCCATTTTTTACGCCATAAGAATCCTATTTCGCGCGCATCATTATAGAAGCAGGGAGTCGAGGCATTACAATTTTTCAAGGTACCGCAATATTTTTTCTGGCACTCCCTGAACGAGTCTAAATCTACGGGCAAATTCGGAAATTCTATACACGGTGCAATGTCGCCGGTTTCCTTCATTAAGAACGAATATTTTGCAGCGTCGCACTCGGGCATTTTTTCACCCTTGATATATTTTATGTGTTCTTCATATATTAATGAGGCAAGATAATTTTCTTTGCGGGCTTTCTTGAGCATGAACTCAAAAATTTCTAACACGTCGCCTTGTTCATATGTGAGACTCTCATCTTTGCGTCCTGCTGTACCGCTTACTGTTATATAAGGCCTTATTGCGTGCATAAAACCGCGTTCGTGAGCGAAATTCATAATATTAATTACGTCGTCGAGCTCGGTCATTTTCGTAACAGTTGTAGTTATTGACCAGTTGCCTTTATGTGAATGATATAAATTTTTTATTGCGTTGATGTTGCTTATGACTTTATTTAACGTGTCGACACCGCGCAGAACTGCATAACGTTCCGGAATCAATGAGTCAATGCTTATAGCTAAGTTGCAGGGACGTGAGGCAATTTTTTCGGCCAAGTCAGGATTTAATAATATCCCATTCGTAATTATTGTCGGTGCTATGCCGTGATTCAAGAAAATGTCAGTGATCTCTATAATATCGCGCCGGACCAATGGATCCCCGCCCTGAAGAAATACATAACCGACTCCGAATTTCTGTAATTTTGCTGCATGAGACTCGATTTCTGGTAAAGTCATATCGTGAGACTCTTTTTTCCAGATATTGCACATGGGGCAACGCTGATTACAAAGTTTAGTTACGTCAAAAATTGTTAATATCGGCTTACGTGTGATTAAATTTTTGAGGACTCTAAATTTCTGACACAATAGGGCGAATCATTCTAAATTATCAGCTATTATACATGAAAAAGTCCCTCCCATAATAAATTACAGGAAGGACGAAAAATTTTTACGCGCTAATTAATAATTTGCTGCGTTGATCTCAAAATATGCTTTCGGATGAGCGCAGGCCGGGCAGATTTCCGGAGCTTTTGTCCCGACAACGATATGTCCGCAATTTCTGCACTCCCAGACTTTAACTTCACTGCGTGCAAAAACTTCTTGAGCCTCTACATTTTTCAATAATGCTCTGTAGCGTTCCTCGTGGTGTTTCTCGATTGCTGCAACGAGTCTGAATTTTGCTGCAAGAGCTTTGAAGCCTTCTTCTTCTGCTGTCTTAGCAAAACCTTCGTACATGTCAGTCCATTCGTAATTTTCGCCGTCTGCTGCTGCTTTAAGGTTGGCTGCTGTGTCTCCGATTCCGTCAAGCTCCTTGAACCACATTTTAGCGTGTTCTTTCTCGTTGTCTGCTGTGTGCAAGAATAATGCTGCGATTTGCTCGTAGCCTTCTTTCTTAGCAACTGATGCAAAATAAGTGTACTTGTTGCGTGCCTGCGACTCACCTGCAAAAGCCGCCTGTAAATTTTTCTCTGTCTGAGTTCCCGCGTACTTGTTCGCCATTGTGATAAATGCCCCCTTCATAATTTATAAATTTACGCATATTATATCATTCTTCGAGCTGAGGCAGAATCGAATTATATTCACTCTCATACGCATGAGCCTTAGCAGTAGATTTCTTAATTTTTCCGACCTCGTTAGCTGCTTGATTGATTAATTCTACAGTTCCAGCACCGCCGACACAACCTCCGGGACAGCCCATGCCCTCAAGCAAATAACCGTTATATTTTCCTGCCTTAGCGAGCAATAACATTTTTCTGCAATTGTCGAGTCCTTCTGCGTATTCAACTTTCACGTCTAAATCCGGGTGAGTGTGCTTAATGCAATTAACTACAGCCGACGCAACCCCGCCGCTTACAGCAAATCCGCGACCGTCAGCACTTGCAGAGTTCGGAACAGGTTTAGACTCTAACTTGTCAAAATCTACTTCTTTAGCTTCAAACATTCCGAGAACTTCTTCGAACGTTAAGACAAAATCAACATCACTGCGAATCGTTCTGCGGCTTGCTTCTAATTTTTTTGCTGCACAAGGGCCGATAAACGCGACTTTACAGCCTGGGTGCTCCTTCTTTATTAATCGTCCGGTCAAGACCATAGGAGTCAAAGCCATGCTTATACATTCTGCAAACTGGGGAAATTCTTTCTTTGCCATTACCGACCACGCAGGACAGCACGACGTACCCATAAACGGTAATTTTTTCTCTTCGACGACTTCATTTACAAAATCTTCAGCTTCTTGCAACGTACATAAATCCGCACCGATTGCAACCTCGACTAAATCACGAAATCCGAGAGCTTTAAACGCTGCACGCATTTTTTCGGGAGTTAAATTTTTTCCGAACTGGCCGGCCACAGCAGGAGCTATCGCAGCATAAACGGGAGTATCACTTCTTATAGCTTGTATGCATTGAAAGATTTGCGCCTTGTCAGCTATGGCACCGAACGGACAATTTGCGAGACACATTCCGCATGACACGCATTTTTCTTGATCTATATCTGCACGGCCGTATTCATCGGATCTAATTGCTTTCATTCCGCAGGCTTTAGCGCATGGGCGTTCCATTCGTAAAATTGC is a window of Synergistaceae bacterium DNA encoding:
- a CDS encoding UbiA prenyltransferase family protein; its protein translation is MKYFALMRVKHYIKNLIIFLPAMLTLSLKNWQILAANVKGFIIFSLSASIIYIFNDIKDFESDRKHPLKSSRPIASGKVSFSEAKFIIFLLVCAIIALLWSESFRAKYILWPLIYIIINILYSAYLKNFPLIDVAALSSCYVIRLWYGAALTECGISNWMSLTMISVSFFMGFGKRRNELIQYGKSMRKSLKGYSANFLDKSLQIMLTSSIIFYSLMCADEKTFVARAGINLLWTVPFVIVICLRYLMLVENAASDGDPTSIILHDKILIILCFGYIFSVGARLYFV
- a CDS encoding NAD-dependent epimerase/dehydratase family protein codes for the protein MKLFITGGTGFLGSVCVEKFIKSPEVEKIYILTHKSQINSSSPKIEILQGDIRNLHEISIADNIDSCIVLASAGVHGKTSEKLTYSINYNATESAIKFCKRNNINRIIFTSSINVNLPKLGAYARSKLDSEKIIRESGLNYLIFRPSLIYGRKCKFGLYMIEKFIRKFGFVPVFGDGKKLEQPIHVDECAEYINYYTLNNSSGRIIELGGFDAMTYNDLCEKIASCMNKRVKLLHVPAWPFLSVLKIFESLNISLPISSEQIYHVDSDLSCNMQEIYQETGITQKSFIENFSRDGICES
- a CDS encoding 4Fe-4S dicluster domain-containing protein is translated as MGMRGIHTSINDIRRAIFTEVAKLSYNYKEGDLSEMELIPYRIIPGEVSRYRDSVFLERAIIEERMRLAMGLPKRSAAEHAPVSLGAEECVHPEKYYQPPLINIIKFACHSCPDNKVVITNQCQGCLARPCSHVCPKEAIYFANGQAHIDDSKCVKCGRCMNVCQYGAILRMERPCAKACGMKAIRSDEYGRADIDQEKCVSCGMCLANCPFGAIADKAQIFQCIQAIRSDTPVYAAIAPAVAGQFGKNLTPEKMRAAFKALGFRDLVEVAIGADLCTLQEAEDFVNEVVEEKKLPFMGTSCCPAWSVMAKKEFPQFAECISMALTPMVLTGRLIKKEHPGCKVAFIGPCAAKKLEASRRTIRSDVDFVLTFEEVLGMFEAKEVDFDKLESKPVPNSASADGRGFAVSGGVASAVVNCIKHTHPDLDVKVEYAEGLDNCRKMLLLAKAGKYNGYLLEGMGCPGGCVGGAGTVELINQAANEVGKIKKSTAKAHAYESEYNSILPQLEE
- a CDS encoding radical SAM protein, with product MCNIWKKESHDMTLPEIESHAAKLQKFGVGYVFLQGGDPLVRRDIIEITDIFLNHGIAPTIITNGILLNPDLAEKIASRPCNLAISIDSLIPERYAVLRGVDTLNKVISNINAIKNLYHSHKGNWSITTTVTKMTELDDVINIMNFAHERGFMHAIRPYITVSGTAGRKDESLTYEQGDVLEIFEFMLKKARKENYLASLIYEEHIKYIKGEKMPECDAAKYSFLMKETGDIAPCIEFPNLPVDLDSFRECQKKYCGTLKNCNASTPCFYNDAREIGFLWRKKWRAVINIFKIIAQMRRYGNFF
- a CDS encoding rubrerythrin family protein; the encoded protein is MANKYAGTQTEKNLQAAFAGESQARNKYTYFASVAKKEGYEQIAALFLHTADNEKEHAKMWFKELDGIGDTAANLKAAADGENYEWTDMYEGFAKTAEEEGFKALAAKFRLVAAIEKHHEERYRALLKNVEAQEVFARSEVKVWECRNCGHIVVGTKAPEICPACAHPKAYFEINAANY